TTCAACATAAATTCTCAACTAAAGTATgctaaatgaccataattaggccTTATAACATCAATTGCATAACATACCACCTAAGCCCTAATTTTCATAAACCCTGATTTTTCCATCTTActaattcatgcaatttcatgcaagctcacttTCCTAATCATATATACAACATCACTTAAGCAAGAATTCATCatcaattcaatcaaaacacatcaaaccctagtaTTCCTCAAGCTGGCCAAAACTCATCCTTCCCCatacatgcatgattttcatgcttcttCATGAAATTGCCCCATATTCAAACTCAATTCCATGCCTACACAATTAATTAAGCTAGAGAGATGACTTACCTCTAGTtgagcttttcaatcttcaatttccttTACTTGTTTCTTAAATTTCTCTCTTCCAATCTTCCACCCAAAGTAAGATATTAAGTTTTTGTTGAGGTGGCTATGAATTTTATggaataaactagggttttagaaACTTAGTTTGGTCATTAATGGAGGAAAATGATAAGGGAAAGAGAGAGGGATGGAGCCAGCCACTTTTGGAAGGAAGAAGACaatttgttttcttttaatttttgatcttttaatatgataattatccccaaaattcataatttaaaaattaaaatttttaattgtgtcatgcttatgtcataatttaatttaaaatttaaaatttcatttctttcttttcttttccatacacatttctatattttttattctctttcaatattttaatctcatacaatttaatggacatttaggttaaaagtcatctcttgaagtgaattgaccaaaatgcccctcatcgggtaaTAATGTATCTTTTTTCATAACACTCGATGAGTCTTTAAGTTTTGATTCATTTTATAGTGtttgttccctttttatttctatgattttctAATTTCCAATAGTTTCCAAATAATTCTTTCATTAATGTCTCCATAGGATCCCATACGAATTTAGGATAGCAACTGAACTTATAGTTGCTTCCCATgttggtcactcatcgctgtggtctaggctcatttaacctattggtgctccatttcttttatttttatccaaTTTCATTTGATCcttatcaattttatttgtgGCTTTTTTATGTAATTTAAGTATGATTatagacattctaactgtccggacagacattagtcaccggaacagtagaacgtctaggactacttagtatgagggtgttaATTACTGCTATACGAGATTGAGATGTCATGAATTCTACCATCTCCCCCTCCTACGACTACTGTGGTGGTATCTCTCCAgtggtaatttttttttacatattagaatttgttttatattattattttatctgTAGTTgagaaaatattataaatatattaattagaaatttttaaaaattaattttaaattaaatttaacatatattaaatataataatttaaaaataattaaattatttttttaaaatagcaTTTTTCAAAAAGTAAGCTTGAACTTTGAGATGCtgggattaattattaaaaaaatataaaaataaaactatttataaattaaatgtggatttgaaattatttataaaaatagtgTTTACTTAAGAAAAAGTTATTGAAAAAAGAGTTTTTTTACATGTCAAATTAATAATGTTTTGTTAGTATAGTTATGTACTTTTGAAAATATCactttcaataatatttttataagcaCGTAGTCATATGCCTTTAAAATATTACCCTAATGACATTTTCAGAAGCTCGTGATATAAAAGATATAATTATTTAGaagtatataattatttttttgttagtatttttttattcataatgtgtgtatattatattttaaatttaatatatttaaatataaatttaatattattatttaagcaTAAAATTTATTAGCTAATTGAATATAAGTTTAAATTTAAGatattattttgttaataaaagaaGACCTTAAAGCTTAATTGTTTCATATTGAAAATGAAATTAagagcattttaattttttattataattaatggtAAATTGGATAGAAATTGAGCATATAAACTAATTTGTCAATAGAATAAAAGGTGACaaataaatttatttgatttttaaaatgtagagattaaattattaattttatcaaatttcaaaaattatattaGAGTTTATCCTAAAAAAATCTAAAACAtactaaatataaaataaaatttctgaTTTGTCCATCAAGTAGAGTTCTTGTGATTTtataattgttttattattttattatattttagttttcaataattttaaaattgtaaaaattattttttaaaatatatatttattatacactcattaaaaaaaaataattgaataaaaataaaataaaaaacacaaataGAAATAATAATGGTAAAcctttaaataattttcttttataacACATGCTCTTTTAAAAATGCTATTAAAATTGATATTGTTAAAAAATGTATAATTATATACTTCTGAAAATTTAATTGAAAGCGATATTTTTAAAAGCATACAGATACATGCTATATTTTCTATTAAAAAGTAGTTAAGTTAACCTATTAAAAAACTTAATTTTTCAGTAGTATTTTTTAAAACAAATAttacttttataaataattttaaaatcacattaaatttataaatactttttatttttatatttttttaataattaatccgaGATGccgtttggaaaaaaaaaaaccttgatATGCTGCGGGTCTCGCCTGGAGTTCACATGTACCCTTTGACAGACTCACTAATGTTGGTCAAATCAACCATAGCAGAAAAGAATCttctttaaaaaaaaaggaaaacaaaacaATAATGCATATGAAATATATTTCCAACTTTGACCTTAGAAAGCCTAGCATGGCTTAGTTCAATTGTGCTTAGATCCAGCTTGGAGGTCTCGTTTTTTCAATCTCtctgaaaaagaaaaaagaaaaaacctTTGCCCTCAGAAATCGTGCGCCATTTTTTGTGAGAAAGCTGCGCATATTTCAGCAATGAGCTTGTCCATGTCCATCTAGATGCAAGTCATGGCTATAATACATACAAGACCAAAATGGGGTGGAAATAAATTTTCATTGGAAAAGATACAAGCTATCAATCCTTGGGTATAAGCTACGAGCAGTAATTATCAAGGCCCAAATCCCTCAGAGCATCAGTTGCAGCATCCTTGCAGGTTTCATGATTTTCCTTGGCCCTCCTTATAATTTTCTCAATGCCTTGGCTGAGCAGGAGTGTTCTGTAAAATAAGAAAGCCGAGTTTAAAAGTTAGTGATGGCAATGGCATCACAATTCAGTAATGCTGGCAGAATTAGTCTCTGGTCTGTGGTCTATCAGAATTATATCATGACCAATGCTTTACATTATTTGATACCTTGATGATATATGTCAAAAACACCAAGGATAAAAAAAATTGACATTACCCATAGAAGGGCAATAAAAGAACTTGCCTATTCTCGGGGTTCCTAACAACAAGATTGCGGATCATGAGGCAGGAATTCCTCTGCAATTGTTGTGCAGATGGAAACTTCAGCATTGCTTGGATAGCAAGGTCTCCAGCTCCAGCTTCTATGGCACGGGCTGCATTATTTGGGGACCTTAAGGAGAGTACTGTAATGATAGACATAACCTGAACCACAGTGAAAAAAAATATATGCATCTCACAAAACTGCATCTAAGATAAAGATGAAAGTATAAAACTGATAAAAAGATACAATCTCACAGACAACAGTTATTGAACTTGAACAAGAAAAAATTGTAACTAACGTAGTAAAAGCACATTGATCAGTACTATCATCTATGATTTgtacttttctaagtgacagtcATATGTATTATCATCTATGATTTgtacttttctaagtgacaggcATCTTGCTGCTGATGAACACAACTAATGTGGCAGTTAAATATCAAACCAAGTGCCAATAAATGAAATGCACAGTACAGTGAGAACTCAATGGGACTTGGTAAGAAGAACCAAAACATTTCATTTGGGCAGAACAATAAACTTATATGAACATGATGGTTATGCACGCAGAATAGTACAAGATTGACTTCTACCTCTTGCAGGACAGAAGGGTCATCAGAAAATCTTCCTGAAAGTTGGATTAGCCTTTCCATGCCCCCTTTTTCTATGATAGCACTCTTATTTGAGTCACTTGCTGCCAACTAatcaaacaaaacaatttagtaaTGCCATATTGCTCAACAACCAATCATATCAACAATAATGTTTAGAGAAACTTCAGGCGTCTTCTGACTCATTACTGGTTGTTCAGATTGCCCTATAACTCAAGATCCATGAACTTGAACATGGAAAAAAGCGATTTAATGTCTTTGGAAATCCAAAAAAGGTGCTGCATTATACTCAGTTTATAAACCATGAATAAGTATTACAGACTACTTTTTTTAATAGACTAATACCATGAATAAGTATTGCAGACTATTTTTTTCAATAGACTAATTTGTAGAACAGTAATACATTGTAACCGGTACCAATGTGCAAGAGTTATGCAGCTTTACAAAATTTATCATTCAATTAGTTCCCAATAGGTGGGTAAAAATCAATATGACATATCccccataaaaattaaaaatgacaTATTAGCACAAGATTAGAAAAGAATGTTGCAAAGTCTCATTAGATCAAACACGAGTTCATTTTTCGTGCAGCATATTATACCAAAATTGAAATATAAAAGGCAACTAAAATTTATTCAAAGCGTGGTTCTCTTTATACCTTGGATAACAACGAACAACAAGTTCTAGCTACTGTTTTGTTGCCTTGTTGACTGCTGTCATCAATACATTTGAGAATTGTGTCAACACCTCCTCTTTCAGCAATGGATTTACATATTTCATCCTGAAGTAAAGAAGAAGATAAGAAAACAACCTTAAGAGCGAATAAGGATATTCCCTAACTCAATACCTTTCTTGTCATGCAAAATAACATTTCTCACAAATGTATGAGACCAATAAGTCCAATTATCTGAATTATATGAGACAGAGAATTACATGAAATATTGAAACTAGAAGAAAAGATTTCATTTCTAAACATCTGTAGGAAAAATATTTCTCTGATGGAGGAAAAAAATTCATGTTACTATATGTTATTTGTAACAAGATTTAACTGAATTGAGTTTACTATATTCAGATAATAATAAGCAGCCAAAGTTTCTACTAAATGgcagaaaatttcaaaattttcctagTGCACGTAAGAATGTGgtcaactccgcctaagtagtttgcacttagccggtcccaagcccggataaaggaggagggttgcggtaggtgacaaccagcgtaaaactttcgtcacaccctatgatatggttCCAAAAGacataaacgttggggcgtcctctactaacgacgcgctacatcggagcccgggtgtagtgataaatatgcaagggtgtagggcgttcaccgaaagcgacgcgccatgccggcgcccgggtgtggtgttaagtgagcaagggttcccacatcatggacgggtgtgggtaaagaagttagtccataggacagatagtagaacaaatagtggaacagaacacaagatagacatagaaaacaatagaagatatcatagaaggagaccaattaggaaggagcaggataggaggaggatcagggttggtacttggaatgttggatcacttacaggaaaattaatggagcttgtggataccttggaaaggagaagggtgaatattgcttgcattcaggagactaaatgggtaggagagaaaagtaaggaagtgggtaattcagggtacaaactgtggtttaccggaaaggagagaaacaagaacggagtgggtataatcatagacagaacattgaaagacgcagtagtagctgtgaaaagagtaggagatagaattatactagtaaagctagtactagaaggagaaacaataaatatagttagtgcttatgccccacaaataggactagacagtgagagtaaacaaagattttgggaagatatgaatgatttaatgcaaagcataccgaatgaagagaaagttttcattggtggagatttaaatggacatgtaggaagtgataggcaaggttatgagaatgttcatggaggttttggttttagcagtcgaaatgaggagggaaaaagcatcctggattttgctatggcatacgacctaatactagcaaatacctactttataaaaagagagtcacatttagtgactttcaaaagtgggcaacatagaagccaaatcgacttcctcttaaccaggaagacaaatagagctctatgcaaggattgcaagatcattccaggagaggctttaacaagtcaacataggttggtggtcttggatgtcaagtttaggaacaattcaagtaaggtcagaagaaatagtgtagctcgaacaaagtggtgggagttcaaaggagtaaagcaagtgaagttcaaaaatgagcttctcgagtccgaagtatggaagctagatatggaggccaatgatatgtggatatagatggcatcaaagattagagaagtagctagaaaagtacttggagagtctaaaggacatggaccaccctcaaaagagagatggtggtggaatgaggaagtacaaaaggcagtgaagagaaaaagggaatggtataagaaattacctaaatgtgataataatgaggcatatgaacagtacaagatagcaaagaaagaggcaaaaaaggcagttagtcaagcaagagcacaggcctttgaaaaattatatgataaacttggaactaaagaaggggagaaagacatttatagattagcaaggagtagagaaaggaaatatcaagatctcaatcaagttaggtgcattaaggataaagaaggaaaagtgttggtgaaagatgaggacattaaagaaagatggagaaattattttaatgatctctttaataatagtcaaaatggaaatagcgtgaatatagattttagaacaatagaaaagaatgtaaattatattagaaggattagatctttagaagtaaaggaagcacttaagagaatgaaagtgggtaaagcctgtggacccgatgaaataccaattgaagtgtggaagtatttaggagatatgggagtggcatggttaactaaattatttaataagattcaactcaaagaaaatacctgatgaatggaggaagagtattttagtacctatttttaaaaataagggagacatacagagttgctcaaactataagggaattaaactcatgagccatactatgaagttgtaggagagagttgtggagcatcgactacgtcatgatacttctatctctctcaatcaatttggtttcatgcccggtcgttcaactatggaagcgatctttctcattagaagcttgatggagaaatatagagatgtgaagaaagatctacaaatggtttttattgatttggagaaggcttatgatagtgttccaagagaggtcttatggaatgtgttagaacaaaagagggtatctattaggtacatacaagtattgaaagatatgtatgaaggagcaactactattgtgcgcacagtgggaggggacacaagagattttccgatctcaattggattacaccaaggatcagccataagcccttacctttttacattagttttagatgaactgacgaaatatatacaagagagtattccttggtgcatgatgtttgcggataatattgttctgatagatgagacacgagaaggagtcaataggaagctagaactttggagaagtactctagagtcaaagggttttaagttaagtagaacgaagacagaatacatgcattgcaagttcagtgaaggccaaactggtgataggaaaagagttagtttgaatggagtggtactgttccaaagtaatcactttaaatatctaggctcagtccttcaagtagatgggggatgtgaggaggatgctagtcataggattaaagccggatggttgaagtggagacgtgccacgggagttttatgtgatcgtaagattcccaataaattaaaaggaaaattttaccgcatgaccatacgataggctatgttatatggtagtgagtgttgggcactgaaagagtcgtatgcatctaagttaagagttgcagagatgagaatgttaaggtggatgagtggccatactagactagataaagtccgtaatgaaagtattagagaaaaggtaggagtggtgccaattgaagataagttgagagaagggaggttaaggtggtttggtcatgtgaagcgtagacatacggaggctccagttagacaagtagagcacattaggttagaggatagaaagaaaaaaagaggtagacctaaattgacttggaggagagtagtacaacatgacttagaagtattacacatttctgagaatttaacccaaaatcgttcagagtagaaaaagcgaatccatatagctgaccccaaatttttgggataaaggtttagttgagttgagttgagtatgtaAGAATGTGGTCAGTGGGAAGTTTGGAGTTTTCAAGTGCTATAATATGAGAAGTAACCCATCCAACATACTAATTTAGATATGCCATGGTAAAAAAAGTCTCCCAAATGCTTCTAAGGTTTGAGGATTgcaatgtcatgaaaataattaCTAGTTTCTAGAAGCATGCAAAATTGCAAATCATAAAGGACACAAAAACAATGGTAAAATGCAGTACATGATAgttgtcaaataatttatttagtCAAGCAATTACATGTGTGCAGGCTCTAAAATGTGTATGACAATAGAAATTTGAGAATAGAAAAACACAAGGGAAACCTCCAAATACTTATCTCACATAAATGTCCAGACTATTCCAGAGAAAAGTGATATTATAAAAgccataaaaatttaagaattagtgTAACATTAACTATTTGGCATCTCTTAATTGAATGAACTTACATTGACAGCAACAGCCTTTAAAGCAATGCTTGCTGAAACTAGACTAGGTGAAGCAAGCCCTCCACACAATGAGTCCACAAGAGCTCCTGCAATCCCAATCTTCGCAAACCTTCGTGCATAACCATAAACCTGTAAATTTGCATACATGTCAGTTTTGTGGAAAACCTTTTCACTAGGCACAGTAGGCAAAAATTATACATCATTGACAAAACATGCTTAGCAAGTTAGCTGGGTCATGAAGGAGTGATCTAGGCCCATTCTCAAAACAATTGTTCCATGAAACTGTAAGTTTTCTAACTTTCAAGGCAACAGCATGATTGATTAAGTGAATTTTCAACAGTTCCACATTTATTATGCTCTTGAATTGTTTAGTTCAGCCATCCTGTTTTATAgaagtttatacatctttatctAATATTTACTTACTTGGGAAGCCACAACACGGTTATCATCCGGTGTTAACAGAACACGAATGGCATCATATAAACTTTGAACATTCCCTGTGTTCTGTCTATTCAGTACTTGCAAAATAAGTTCATCAATTTTCAATTCCATGAATGACTCTTTCAGAATCTCATTGCCAGTTGCAGCTGCAGCAACAACATTAAAACCACAATCCAATATGTCTAAACTTTCACTTTCACCTTTTAAGATACCGGCCAAGATTGTTGGTCCATCACTGGACCTAAATGTTTCTGTACTTTGGACATCTGCAGATTACAGGAAAAAATCGCACAATCAACAACAAGAATGAATGTAATATTTTCCAGACTTGCAGTTATAGGATTAGTAAGAGAAGCATAACACAACTTCTTAGAAAGATGTTATAAGTCAAGGAAGAATACTTCAAGCTAAATAGAGAAATCCATTTTTAATTAGAACCTAAATGTATATGAACACCTAAAAGGCTTTTCTGGGAGTATGATCACTATAATTTGTTTCCCATCATCACAATTGTGGTTCCTGAGAAGAAGTTTCCAACAACTTTAGAAAATTATTATACACATGTTTTAAAGATGCAACATTAAGAGCAAAGGGGGGAGAGAACAGTTTGTATACATTAGGATTTATAAAGAATGTCTACCTGCTATAGAAACACCTGATACATCAATAACCTTATGCCTAAAGGGGACTAGTAACATTTACGTTATATTGATTCTCAAAATCAAGAATTTGAAATCCAAACTGAACAATTAAACCCTTTAAAAACAATTCTATACAAAAGCACTTTTACAATTTCTAGAAGCGCGTAGAGAACCATTGAATGCAAATTTCACGTTTTATATAATCTCaatggattcaattctaagctagCAGATCCTAGCAGTGAGGGCATAGATGGGATACCTATTTGTGTGGGCAAACAAGACGTATATGAATAACTTGAAAACCTATCATCAGCATATGTCTAGCATATTCCTCCAATTAAATCTTTGCACCATTCGTTTCCTAAGTGAACTAATAGCCCTACGTACAAAAGCAATTTAGCTGTCTTTCACAAGTCTTGTCATTCATATTTCACATTCTAATTCTACGCATTAACTACAAGAACAAACAAAACAATCCATATGCGTATGTTTATACCGTAAAGAAACAATGCCAATGTCTTCAAAGCCGAAACAAGAACCTGCTTGGATCCAATCGCTATCTTAGAACAAATAGAGCAAACCAATTCCACCCCACCATTTTTTACAGCTATTGCTGCATTTCCAGACCCTTCAACACTACACAGTTCTGTTAGCTTATCAAACAAGCCAGCCATCTCATCCCCACTAATTCGATCCTTTGGAATAGATTCCAGCTCGTTCAATCTTTCCAAACAATGAATCACTGGGTTGTCTTTTGCACTACCCTCTCCAGGAACGCACGTCACTATACCTGCAAAATAATTTCCTTTCCgttatcattttcttttccttttcgcgCTTTCCAGGGGAAAAAAGGGGAGAAGAAGGAGGAAGATGAAGTGAAAATGGTATATTTGGGGGACAACCGGAGAGATCGACGCCTTGGAGAGTAAGGGTCTGGATGGCGTCTTGGAGGGCTTCAACCGGGTCCATGCCGAGGTCTTCCATGTTCTCTTTCACCAGCTCGTCGAACGCATCCTGGGAGATCGTAAGGGCATTCTTGTTTGGTggacccatctctctctctctctctctctcactctaacTGTAGAAATCGGCGATGGACTGGTGGCAGAGTGGAAAAGAGATGTGTCGGTCTGTCCGAGACCCAGAGAGCCGAATGGGGAGTGAGTGTGAACAGTGAATAGAGATCTGATTTGAATTTTAAGTGGAAAAGgcgaaaaaataaatttttataaaagaatgtgaattattctattacaaataataaatttaatcaatttttaatttgattatattaataatttacaaaattttaatgtaaattatcaatttaatttacaaaattttaatttgcTCTAACTTAGTCCCTGTTGCCGGcaatgaaaagaagagagaaacttCTAGGTTTTAGTTGCTTCTgttagtttattattattattattataatgggCTAAACTTGTTACTTGGGCTTATTTCTTTGGTAAGAGACTAATATTGGTTTTATGGACTTTATTTGTGTGATGAAACTCTTCATACTTATTTGCCCATTGGGTCATGAAATGCAATTATAACTTGTTTTTTGGTAAATCAATAAATAaagtatatataattttattcaaattacattaattttaattatcatgGTCACTCATATATTAAAGTGCAAAATCACATCATAttttttcttatatatttttTACCTTTTTGTCTAATAGATACTTGAATTTGTTTTTTTCCTATCTCACATTTCAACTCATTAAAGGAACATTTGCCAAatgggaaaaaaaaatgaaaaagtatggTGGCAAAATGAGCTATGGTTGGTTATATTGGATATCAAAAGTTTGTAATGCGATTAAATTCTTCAAGAACTTCAGTGTCTGATCCTCCATATCTCTTTCCTCCTTCAAGAacaccaaaactcaaaatatccaTACTCAAAATGATTGAAACTTGGTGGAAATAAGGTTGATGGCGAAGGAGAGGAGGgacctagcagcatgaccaattgtAGGCTAGCCCTTAACAGTGTTGAAATTGCGGGACATGTAAACATTGATAGAATCAGTTCCTAAGGGTCAAATGTCCATACATTATTGTTGTTTGATAATGCTCTGTGAATAGCTACCTCCGAAGAAAACAAGTGGCTGCTACATCTCTCGTTGTCTAGCCACtctcttttgtattttggcagcAATTCTTAGATATGTATATTCAAATCCTTCAACAAagctataaagaaaaataaattcttGGGGTCGTCGAAGAAATGTGGAGTTGGTGGATTCAAAGAGCATACGAGAAACTACGGTGGAAGTATTGGGTCTTGTACAAAGGAATAAGCTTGTGGGTAATGAAGTAAGAGCtgaagaaataaagagaaaaagaaaCCCGGAGAAGCCATTTATATTATTTGAAATAGAGATTGCTGCTTTTCTCTTGTTGTGGCTGAAGCCTTCCATGTATGTGTACAAGTTTTATTTTTACATAGAATCCCCTGTTGTTCTTCTTGGTGGGTGGTCCCTTGAACTCCACCATTTCTCTGCATTTAAGAGATGATTTTTGGAacttgaaaaaaaataaagaagatgAAATGGGGCCAAGGCCGGAGCTACACTTGGGCTAAGGAGGCACTGGTGCCcttaagtttttaaaattttttaagggcataataataattttttaaaatattaatattttttaattattactatATAAATTTTATGAGGTATTAGGCCTCATTAAACTttaaaataagtattttaaaatcTTTTAGGATATAATATAGTAGTAATTTCTCAAAAATCAATTGTTATcccaatattttaaaaaattttaggaGGAttactaattttataaaaaataaaactctaaattttaattgaatgatattaatagtgaaacgtaaattttttttgtaaaaaaatttaagaCATCATTATTTCTTGGCTTATTCTatactattaattttattttacagcAATCACTAGtttcttttctttgaaatttaaattattggatAAATTATCAAATGAAATTCTAGCACAtttattttgtcattttttttatcaatttaaaattttagcagCTTTCTTCTCATAATCTTATTGCTATTATTGAAATTTCTCCCTTACTATAATTTTCTTAGACTCTTAAAAaagatattttataaattaaagccatatcatttattttatttaatttataattttagttaaatttttttttcatgattactatgaaaaaaaaataaattcaaaataaattagataaattttttaattttaagccaTTAATAGATTATAAGTTTAATAATTCTTAATGTTAAGCATTTATTATTGTTTTTTAATTAGCAACaactttcatttaatttttagcaagtagattttatttttaaaatttttttttgtaaatttatattatttttacgaattacatatttttttaatttggccCTCCTAGATGGATTTTATGGCTCCGTCACTGAATGGGTCTTTCGTTTTTGGTAAATGAAGTGAAGATGAAAGGAATTAGTGATGAGAGATGTGGGTTTGTTGG
The Hevea brasiliensis isolate MT/VB/25A 57/8 chromosome 15, ASM3005281v1, whole genome shotgun sequence genome window above contains:
- the LOC110645591 gene encoding uncharacterized protein LOC110645591 → MGPPNKNALTISQDAFDELVKENMEDLGMDPVEALQDAIQTLTLQGVDLSGIVTCVPGEGSAKDNPVIHCLERLNELESIPKDRISGDEMAGLFDKLTELCSVEGSGNAAIAVKNGGVELVCSICSKIAIGSKQVLVSALKTLALFLYDVQSTETFRSSDGPTILAGILKGESESLDILDCGFNVVAAAATGNEILKESFMELKIDELILQVLNRQNTGNVQSLYDAIRVLLTPDDNRVVASQVYGYARRFAKIGIAGALVDSLCGGLASPSLVSASIALKAVAVNDEICKSIAERGGVDTILKCIDDSSQQGNKTVARTCCSLLSKLAASDSNKSAIIEKGGMERLIQLSGRFSDDPSVLQEVMSIITVLSLRSPNNAARAIEAGAGDLAIQAMLKFPSAQQLQRNSCLMIRNLVVRNPENRTLLLSQGIEKIIRRAKENHETCKDAATDALRDLGLDNYCS